A stretch of DNA from Halioglobus japonicus:
GCTCGGCCAAGCCGCCGCCACTATTGCCCACCAACACGGCGCAGAAGTCATTGGCCTGGACATCGTCGACAACGCCGACGTTCCCGGTGGCAGTTATCACAAGGTTGATCTGCTCGACCGCGAAGCGACCCAGGCAGTGATCGCAGGTATCGGACCCTTCGATGCGTTGCTTAACATTGCAGGCGGCTTTGCCATGGGTGTAGATGCGGCAGATCCCAGTGATGAACAGTGGAACTGGATGTTCCGCATCAATGTCGAGACCCTGCGCAATGCCATCATCGCCGCCGCACCGGTGCTGAAACAGCAGCGTGGCGCCATCGTTAACGTCGGCGCGCTGGGCGCGGTCTCGGGTCAGGCTGCAATGAGCGCCTACGGCTGTGCCAAGTCGTCGGTGATGCGCCTCACTGAGAGCCTGTCAGAAGAGATGAAGGCAGCTGGGGTCAACGTTAATGCGGTGCTACCCAGCATCATTGATACCCCCCTAATCGCGAGGGCATGCCTGACGCTGACTTCGCTGAGTGGGTCTCCCCGGAGCAATTGGCGGAGGTCATGTGCTTTCTGGCATCCGACGCTGCAAGCGCGGTGC
This window harbors:
- a CDS encoding SDR family NAD(P)-dependent oxidoreductase; this encodes MLNNKRIVITGAAGTLGQAAATIAHQHGAEVIGLDIVDNADVPGGSYHKVDLLDREATQAVIAGIGPFDALLNIAGGFAMGVDAADPSDEQWNWMFRINVETLRNAIIAAAPVLKQQRGAIVNVGALGAVSGQAAMSAYGCAKSSVMRLTESLSEEMKAAGVNVNAVLPSIIDTPLIARACLTLTSLSGSPRSNWRRSCAFWHPTLQARCTAPCCQ